One genomic segment of Polyodon spathula isolate WHYD16114869_AA chromosome 35, ASM1765450v1, whole genome shotgun sequence includes these proteins:
- the LOC121303766 gene encoding transcription elongation factor SPT5-like, protein MSDSEDSDFSDNQSERSSEAEEVEDNEEEGGRGSVAGSEKGEEEVEEEEYDEEEEEEEEEEEEEEEEEEEDDERPRKKPRHGGFILDEADVDDEYEDEDQWEDGAEDILEKAEQAEVSNIDHVVLNEDCSGARRLQNLWRDQREEELGEYYMKKYAKSSGGEHFYGGSEELSDDITQQQLLPGVKDPNLWTVKCRELIHLHCNLSLPLPASQPLQIKSVVAPEHVKGYIYIESYKQTHVKAAIEGVGNLRMGFWNQQMVPIKEMTDVLKVVKEVTNLKPKSWVRLKRGLYKDDIAQVDYVEPSQNTISLKMIPRIDYDRIKARMSLKDWFAKRKKFKRPPQRLFNDEKIRSLGGDVSTDGDFLIFEGNRYSRKGFLFKSFAMSAVITEGVKPSLSELEKFEDQPEGIDLEVVTEMTGKEREHNLQAGDNVEVCEGELIHLQGKILSVDGNKITIMPKHEDLKDPLEFPAQELRKYFKMGDHVKVIAGRYEGDTGLIVRVEENFVILFSDLTMHELKVLPRDLQLCTETASGVDAGGQHEWGELVQLDPQTVGVIVRLERETFQVLNMHGKVITVRHQAVTRRKDNRFAVALDSEQNNIHVKDIVKVIDGPHSGREGEIRHLFRGFAFLHCKKLVENGGMFVCKTRHVVLAGGSKPRDVTNFTVGGFAPMSPRITSPMHPSGGGGGGGGGQQQRGGGGGGGGGMGRGRGRRDNDLIGQTVRISQGPYKGYIGVVKDATESTARVELHSTCQTISVDRQRLTTVGAKRHGGMTSTHGRTPMYGSQTPMYGTGSRTPMYGSQTPLHDAGNRTPHYGSQTPLHDGSRTPGQSGAWDPNNPNTPSRADEDFEYGFDDEPSPSPQGYGGTPNPQTPGYPEVPSPQVNPQYNPQTPGTPAMYSTDQYSPYAAPSPQGSYQPSPSPQSYHQVAPSPVGYQNTHSPASYHPTPSPMAYQVTNSAPTTQRVSIRV, encoded by the exons ATGTCGGACAGCGAGGACAGCGACTTCTCTGACAATCAGAGCGAACGCAGCAGTGAAGCCGAAGAGGTCGAGGACAATGAG gaggagggagggagaggcagcGTGGCCGGCAGTGAGAAAGGGGAGGAGGAGGTAGAGGAGGAAGAATACgatgaagaggaagaagaggaggaggaggaggaggaggaggaagaggaggaggaagaggaagatgatgAACGGCCGAGGAAGAAACCCAGACATGGGGGCTTCATCCTGGACGAGGCTG ATGTCGATGATGAGTATGAAGATGAAGATCAGTGGGAGGACGGAGCAGAAGATATCTTGGAAAAAG CAGAGCAAGCGGAAG tttccaATATCGATCATGTTGTGCTGAATGAAGATTGCTCTGGCGCTCGCAGACTGCAGAATCTCTGGAG AGACCAGAGGGAAGAGGAGCTGGGAGAATATTACATGAAGAAATATGCCAAGTCCTCAGGAGGCGAGCA TTTCTACGGGGGCTCGGAGGAGCTTTCTGATGACATCACTCAGCAACAGTTGCTACCTGGTGTGAA agatccCAATTTGTGGACCGTAAAATGCAGG GAGCTCATAC ATTTGCACTGTAATCTCTCCCTCCCTTTGCCTGCTTCCCAGCCCTTGCAGATCAAGTCCGTCGTGGCCCCCGAGCACGTGAAGGGCTACATCTATATCGAGTCGTACAAGCAGACCCACGTCAAGGCTGCCATCGAGGGCGTGGGGAACCTGCGCATGGGCTTTTGGAACCAGCAGATGGTCCCCATCAAGGAGATGACGGACGTCCTGAAGGTGGTCAAAGAGGTGACCAACCTCAAGCCCAAGTCCTGGGTCCGGCTCAAGAGGGGCCTGTACAAGGACGACATCGCTCAG GTTGACTACGTTGAACCGAGTCAGAATACAATATCTCTGAAAATGATTCCCAGAATCGATTACGACCGAATCAAAGCTCGCATGAGCCTG AAAGACTGGTTCGCCAAGAGGAAGAAGTTTAAGAGACCCCCGCAAAGACTGTTCAACGATGAAAAGATCAG GTCCCTGGGCGGTGATGTCAGCACTGATGGAGACTTCTTAATATTTGAAGGAAATCGCTACAGCCGAAAGGGCTTCTTGTTCAAGAGCTTTGCCATGTCAGCTGTC ATCACAGAAGGAGTGAAACCTTCTCTCTCCGAACTGGAGAAATTTGAAGACCAGCCAGAGGGAATTGACCTGGAAGTTGTGACAGAAatgacag GTAAAGAGAGAGAGCACAACCTGCAGGCTGGAGACAACGTGGAGGTGTGCGAGGGCGAGCTCATCCACCTGCAGGGCAAGATCCTGAGCGTGGACGGGAACAAGATCACCATCATGCCCAAACACGAGGACCTCAAg GACCCCCTGGAGTTCCCAGCTCAGGAGCTGCGGAAGTACTTCAAGATGGGGGACCACGTGAAGGTGATCGCGGGGCGCTACGAGGGGGACACTGGGCTCATCGTCCGGGTGGAGGAGAACTTCGTCATCCTCTTCTCTGACCTCACCATGCACGAG TTGAAGGTGCTTCCTCGGGACCTGCAGCTCTGCACTGAGACGGCGTCGGGGGTGGACGCGGGGGGGCAGCACGAGTGGGGGGAGCTGGTCCAGCTGGACCCCCAGACTGTGGGGGTGATCGTGCGCCTGGAGAGGGAGACCTTCCAG GTGCTGAACATGCACGGCAAGGTGATCACGGTGAGGCACCAGGCGGTGACGAGGAGGAAGGATAACCGATTCGCTGTCGCTCTGGACTCGGAGCAGAACAACATTCACGTGAAGGACATCGTGAAGGTCATCGACGGGCCGCACTCG GGGCGCGAGGGGGAGATCAGGCACTTGTTCCGCGGCTTTGCCTTCCTGCACTGCAAGAAGCTGGTGGAGAACGGAGGCATGTTCGTCTGCAAGACACGCCACGTCGTGCTGGCTGGCGGCTCCAAG CCCAGAGATGTAACGAATTTTACAGTGGGCGGGTTTGCCCCCATGAGCCCTCGTATCACCAGTCCGATGCACCCCagtggagggggaggaggaggaggaggag GCCAACAGCAAAGaggtgggggaggaggagggggaggaggaatgGGGCGTGGCAGAGGAAGGAGAGACAACGATTTGATTGGACAGACGGTTAGAATTTCACAGGGACCATACAAAG GCTACATTGGGGTGGTGAAAGATGCCACTGAATCGACCGCCCGCGTGGAGCTGCACTCCACCTGCCAGACCATCTCTGTGGACCGACAGCGGCTCACCACAGT GGGGGCGAAGAGACATGGAGGAATGACCTCCACGCATGGGCGGACCCCCATGTACGGCTCCCAGACCCCCATGTACGGGACAGGGTCCCGAACCCCCATGTATGGCTCTCAGACGCCCCTGCACGATG ctgggAACCGGACTCCCCATTACGGCTCTCAGACCCCGCTGCATGATGGGAGCAGGACTCCCGGGCAGAGTGGTGCCTGGGACCCCAATAATCCCAACACCCCCTCCAG GGCGGATGAGGATTTCGAGTACGGGTTCGATGATGAGCCCTCCCCCTCCCCGCAGGGGTACGGGGGGACCCCTAACCCACAGACCCCTGGATACCCCGAAGTGCCGTCTCCGCAGGTCAACCCTCAGTACAACCCCCAGACGCCAGGGACCCCAGCGAT gtACAGCACAGACCAGTACTCTCCCTATGCTGCCCCATCTCCTCAGGGCTCCTACCAGCCCAGCCCCAGTCCTCAAAGCTACCACCAGGTGGCGCCAAGCCCCGTCGGGTACCAGAACACCCATTCTCCAGCCAGCTACCACCCCACCCCCTCGCCCATGGCTTACCAGGTAACTAACTCCGCTCCGACCACACAACGGGTCTCCATTAGAGTATAA